A window of the Acidimicrobiales bacterium genome harbors these coding sequences:
- a CDS encoding AraC family transcriptional regulator — MSAASAPSNSPSVLIAWTDTLVRALESRGVDPQPLLDASGITRTQLADPEARLPLAASTRLWQHAVEATGDDGFGIEVSRHVTAGSFHAMGSAFLTSASLRLALERVARFSRITADVARGTVEETDGEFSLVIGWRSARERPAPAALDAVLAAIVRSARSLLGRELAPIALRLERPQPLAVDRFERFFGCPIEFAATENRLTFAVADADRPIPGGNERLASVSDAVVADYLAGLEPDTFLDDIRACLADALSAGEPALAVIASELAMSPRTLQRRIGEHGTTFRGVVADTRLGLATALLTNGVSVTETSLRVGFSETAAFSRAFRRWTGHAPSQLHHRDPETASFD, encoded by the coding sequence ATGTCCGCAGCGTCTGCGCCGAGCAACTCGCCCAGCGTGCTGATCGCGTGGACCGACACCCTGGTGCGCGCGCTGGAGAGCCGTGGTGTCGATCCCCAACCGTTGCTCGACGCCAGCGGGATCACTCGCACTCAACTCGCCGACCCCGAGGCGCGGCTGCCGCTGGCGGCGTCCACTCGACTCTGGCAGCACGCCGTGGAGGCAACCGGCGACGACGGGTTCGGCATCGAGGTCTCGCGTCATGTCACCGCCGGGTCCTTCCATGCCATGGGCAGCGCCTTCTTGACCAGCGCCTCCCTCCGTCTGGCGCTGGAACGCGTGGCGCGCTTCAGCCGCATCACCGCCGATGTCGCCCGTGGCACCGTCGAGGAGACCGATGGCGAGTTCTCACTCGTCATCGGTTGGCGAAGTGCCCGAGAGCGGCCTGCTCCCGCGGCGCTCGATGCGGTGCTGGCCGCCATCGTGCGGTCCGCTCGTTCATTGCTCGGCCGTGAACTCGCCCCCATCGCCCTTCGGCTCGAGCGGCCGCAGCCGCTGGCCGTTGATCGGTTCGAGCGCTTCTTCGGCTGTCCGATCGAGTTCGCCGCCACCGAGAATCGGCTGACCTTTGCCGTCGCCGACGCCGACCGCCCGATCCCCGGCGGCAACGAACGCCTTGCCTCGGTGAGCGACGCGGTGGTTGCCGACTACCTCGCCGGGCTCGAACCCGACACCTTTCTCGACGACATCCGCGCCTGCCTCGCCGACGCCCTTTCGGCGGGAGAGCCCGCACTGGCCGTGATTGCCAGCGAACTCGCCATGAGCCCCCGCACACTCCAACGCCGCATCGGCGAACACGGCACGACGTTCCGCGGCGTCGTCGCCGACACGCGGCTGGGCCTGGCGACGGCGCTGCTGACCAACGGCGTGTCGGTCACCGAAACGTCGCTACGAGTCGGCTTCAGCGAGACCGCTGCCTTCTCCCGCGCCTTCCGCCGCTGGACCGGCCACGCCCCCTCGCAACTGCACCACCGCGATCCAGAAACGGCGTCGTTTGATTAG
- a CDS encoding wax ester/triacylglycerol synthase family O-acyltransferase, with amino-acid sequence MQQLSGLDTEFLTMEAGHGLGHITGVLIVDPSTSPEPWTFEHYRAHLASRLHLLPVYTKKLREVPFGIDRPYWVPDDDFDLDYHLRFAAVPGDGGREAFADFVARIHERPLDRSRPLWESYVIAGVDGDKFGLLSKIHHCAIDGEAGVEMLGAVLDLTAETPERPDDGSHPPPPRVSTSQMAARAAQHLLLGPLHAARTGVELARALPKVAPSMISTTPGLSAPRVSFNDVIGEHRRFAYASMPLHSVKAVKTAADATVNDVIMALVGSVLRQWLRDHDELPAKSLTAMVPISLRDATDSETLGNVVSSSVVTLATDLDDPADRLAAVHDAMLKVKEQQKALPKRLVTDIAELTPPAVAASVARTTARLGLARWVTLPYNVVVSNVAGPPIPLYLAGARVLHNLPLSAIADGVGLNVTVQSTEDTIDVGFIADRDLVPDLWAMADLVPGALVELAQAVGLEFDLDDLA; translated from the coding sequence ATGCAACAGCTGAGTGGACTGGACACCGAGTTCCTCACCATGGAGGCCGGCCACGGGCTGGGACACATCACCGGCGTGCTGATCGTCGATCCGTCGACGTCGCCCGAACCGTGGACGTTCGAGCACTACCGAGCGCACCTCGCCTCACGCCTTCACCTGCTGCCGGTCTACACCAAGAAGCTGCGGGAAGTGCCGTTCGGCATCGACCGCCCGTACTGGGTTCCCGACGACGACTTCGATCTCGACTACCACCTCCGGTTCGCCGCGGTGCCGGGAGACGGTGGGCGGGAAGCGTTCGCCGACTTCGTCGCCCGAATCCACGAACGGCCACTCGACCGCAGCCGACCGCTGTGGGAGAGCTACGTGATCGCCGGGGTCGATGGCGACAAGTTCGGCCTGCTGTCCAAGATCCATCACTGCGCCATCGATGGCGAGGCCGGCGTGGAGATGCTCGGCGCCGTGCTCGACCTGACAGCCGAGACTCCCGAACGACCGGACGACGGTTCCCATCCACCCCCGCCCCGGGTGTCGACCAGCCAGATGGCGGCACGTGCCGCGCAACATCTTCTGCTCGGGCCACTGCATGCCGCGCGGACCGGCGTCGAGCTGGCCCGGGCCCTGCCCAAGGTCGCTCCGTCGATGATCTCGACGACCCCGGGCCTGTCGGCTCCTCGAGTCTCGTTCAACGACGTGATCGGCGAGCACCGGCGCTTCGCCTACGCCTCGATGCCGCTGCATTCGGTCAAGGCGGTCAAGACCGCAGCAGACGCAACCGTGAACGACGTGATCATGGCCTTGGTCGGCTCGGTGCTGCGGCAGTGGTTGCGTGACCACGACGAGCTTCCGGCCAAGTCCCTCACCGCCATGGTGCCGATCTCCCTGCGAGACGCCACCGACAGCGAGACGCTCGGCAACGTCGTGTCATCGAGCGTGGTGACCCTGGCCACCGACCTCGACGATCCGGCCGACCGACTCGCAGCGGTGCACGACGCCATGCTGAAGGTCAAGGAGCAGCAGAAGGCGCTGCCCAAGCGGCTGGTGACCGACATCGCCGAGCTGACGCCGCCCGCGGTCGCGGCCTCGGTCGCTCGGACCACTGCGCGGCTGGGGCTGGCTCGGTGGGTGACGCTGCCCTACAACGTGGTCGTCTCGAACGTCGCCGGTCCGCCGATCCCGCTGTATCTCGCCGGGGCCCGGGTGCTCCACAACCTGCCACTGTCGGCCATCGCCGACGGAGTCGGTCTGAACGTCACCGTGCAGTCGACGGAGGACACGATCGACGTCGGCTTCATCGCCGATCGCGATCTCGTGCCCGATCTGTGGGCGATGGCCGATCTGGTGCCGGGCGCACTGGTCGAGCTGGCGCAGGCCGTGGGGCTCGAGTTCGACCTCGACGACCTGGCGTAG
- a CDS encoding enoyl-CoA hydratase-related protein, with translation MNYTTLRIERDGSVETLTLDRPERMNGITGTMVHELAHYWQAKMSDVETQVVVMQGAGRAFCAGLDIKEQTADGDRPTFHPGEPTLSDLAPLMRRIPQPIIALLHGGVSGGGFAMALAADFRFAGASLKMNDAFARIGMSGCEMGVSYFLPRLVGLPMARELIYTGRFVDADEAVRIGLASASGPDDELRALAQPLIEQLLAVSPTGLRESKRTLEASLAIDDLDTVIALESGAQQRCQQTGDFDEALRAFIEKRPPNFRPLRR, from the coding sequence ATGAACTACACGACGCTGCGCATCGAGCGAGACGGATCGGTGGAGACCCTCACGCTCGACCGACCGGAGCGGATGAACGGGATCACCGGCACGATGGTCCACGAGCTGGCGCACTACTGGCAGGCGAAGATGTCCGACGTCGAGACCCAGGTCGTCGTCATGCAGGGTGCAGGTCGGGCGTTCTGCGCGGGGCTCGACATCAAGGAACAAACCGCCGACGGCGACCGGCCGACCTTCCATCCCGGCGAACCGACGCTCAGCGATCTCGCTCCGCTGATGCGGCGGATTCCGCAGCCAATCATTGCGCTGCTCCACGGCGGGGTGTCGGGCGGCGGTTTCGCCATGGCCCTTGCCGCCGACTTCCGCTTCGCCGGTGCCTCGCTGAAGATGAACGACGCCTTCGCCCGCATCGGCATGTCCGGTTGCGAGATGGGTGTCAGCTACTTCCTGCCTCGACTGGTCGGCCTCCCGATGGCGCGTGAACTCATCTACACCGGGCGATTCGTCGATGCCGACGAGGCCGTACGGATCGGACTTGCGTCGGCGAGCGGACCTGACGACGAGCTACGGGCGCTGGCCCAGCCGCTGATCGAACAGCTGCTCGCTGTCTCGCCCACCGGCCTCCGCGAGTCGAAGCGCACGCTCGAGGCCAGCCTGGCGATCGACGACCTCGACACGGTGATCGCGCTGGAGTCGGGTGCGCAGCAACGCTGCCAACAGACCGGTGATTTCGATGAGGCACTGCGAGCGTTCATCGAGAAACGCCCGCCGAACTTCCGCCCCCTCCGTCGCTGA
- a CDS encoding SDR family oxidoreductase — MEISGLKAILIGGASGFARATAERIAAGGGKVAILDREGSAGPEVASSLGGTWHPCNVLDFEGIELVINEAVEALGGLDAAVNTAGGGKAGRTLSRSGPFSLDDFRACIDLNLIGTFNTNRLCAAHMAENEPNEDDERGVLINTASIAAFEGQIGQVAYTAAKAGIAGMTLTMARDLGSLGIRVNTIAPSLFATGLTAGVTEDRAANLTKDAAFPRRLGRPDEYARLAIAMIENPMLNGDTIRLDAGTRFAPK, encoded by the coding sequence ATGGAGATCTCTGGACTCAAGGCCATTCTGATCGGCGGGGCATCGGGCTTCGCACGAGCGACGGCCGAACGCATCGCCGCCGGCGGTGGCAAGGTGGCAATCCTCGACCGCGAGGGATCGGCCGGGCCCGAGGTGGCCTCGTCGCTCGGCGGCACGTGGCACCCGTGCAATGTGCTCGACTTCGAGGGCATCGAGCTCGTGATCAATGAAGCCGTCGAGGCGCTCGGCGGTCTTGACGCTGCCGTCAACACGGCGGGCGGTGGCAAAGCGGGTCGGACCCTCAGCCGCAGCGGCCCATTCTCACTCGACGACTTCCGTGCGTGCATCGACCTGAACCTGATCGGCACCTTCAACACCAACCGGTTGTGTGCGGCGCACATGGCCGAGAACGAGCCCAACGAAGACGACGAGCGCGGTGTGCTGATCAACACGGCATCGATCGCGGCGTTCGAAGGGCAGATCGGCCAGGTCGCCTACACCGCAGCCAAGGCGGGCATTGCCGGCATGACTCTGACCATGGCCCGCGATCTCGGTTCGCTCGGGATCCGCGTGAACACGATCGCCCCGTCACTCTTCGCCACGGGTCTGACCGCCGGCGTCACCGAAGATCGAGCGGCGAATCTCACGAAGGATGCGGCGTTCCCGCGGCGCCTCGGTCGTCCCGACGAGTATGCCCGGCTCGCCATCGCGATGATCGAGAACCCGATGCTCAACGGCGACACGATTCGTCTCGACGCCGGCACCCGGTTCGCCCCGAAGTAG
- a CDS encoding mechanosensitive ion channel family protein codes for MTSPAAPSLVFADLASACGDRPGLLCEAVYDWTSSERAAKAVEWLLDRPLRILFIVIVATIVSRIVARSITRFVDGLVRTAPEVADDEEVSRFGRSVDRLRYLGDRQARARQRAVTLGAVLRSVARAAIWFVAALLVLGELSINLAPLIAGAGIAGVAIGFGAQSLVRDFLAGIFIIIEDQYGVGDIVDVGEASGVIEEVTLRTTRLRDAAGVLWVVPNGEIRRVGNSSQLWSKSLLDIEVAYDTDVDHATNVIKGVLDELWHEHLPDATIIEEPTVLGLESFGADAIVLRAVVKTEPSEQFAVARVIRARLKKAFDAEGIEIPFPQRTVWLKNENDPNEPSAPPGD; via the coding sequence GTGACCTCACCTGCAGCACCCTCACTCGTGTTCGCCGACCTCGCCTCCGCCTGTGGTGACCGCCCGGGGCTGCTGTGCGAGGCCGTCTACGACTGGACGTCGAGCGAACGTGCCGCCAAGGCGGTCGAGTGGCTGCTCGATCGACCGCTGCGGATCTTGTTCATCGTGATCGTGGCGACCATCGTGTCGCGGATCGTTGCTCGGTCGATCACGCGATTCGTCGATGGCCTGGTTCGCACGGCGCCCGAGGTGGCCGACGACGAGGAGGTCTCGCGTTTCGGTCGGAGTGTCGATCGTCTCCGCTACCTCGGCGACCGGCAGGCCCGCGCCCGGCAACGAGCCGTGACCCTTGGAGCGGTGCTGCGCAGCGTGGCCCGGGCGGCGATCTGGTTCGTCGCCGCGCTGCTCGTGTTGGGCGAACTCTCGATCAACCTGGCACCGCTCATCGCTGGGGCCGGCATCGCCGGTGTGGCCATCGGCTTCGGCGCCCAGTCGCTGGTACGCGACTTCCTCGCCGGGATCTTCATCATCATCGAGGACCAGTACGGCGTCGGCGACATCGTCGACGTCGGCGAGGCGTCCGGTGTGATCGAAGAGGTGACGTTGCGAACCACTCGTCTGCGCGATGCGGCCGGTGTGCTCTGGGTGGTGCCGAACGGCGAGATCCGGCGGGTCGGCAACTCGTCGCAGCTGTGGTCGAAGTCGCTGCTCGACATCGAGGTCGCGTACGACACCGACGTCGATCACGCAACGAACGTGATCAAGGGCGTACTCGACGAGCTGTGGCATGAGCACCTCCCCGACGCCACCATCATCGAGGAACCAACCGTCCTCGGTCTGGAGTCGTTCGGCGCCGACGCCATCGTGTTGCGAGCCGTGGTGAAGACCGAGCCGTCCGAGCAGTTCGCCGTGGCTCGGGTGATCCGCGCTCGGCTCAAGAAGGCATTCGACGCCGAAGGCATCGAGATCCCGTTCCCTCAGCGAACGGTCTGGCTGAAGAACGAGAACGACCCGAACGAGCCGTCGGCTCCGCCTGGCGACTGA
- a CDS encoding VOC family protein, which produces MGVHWLTAFIDHSAASAGDELRFWQVATNSALSARRGDRGQFATFVPSDGDAFLRVQETDSGDVGVHLDLHVDSVDNETIRSLRLGSTLIDRVDDGLAVMRSPRGMTFCLVQHHGEAQRPSPVEVSHLGVVYLLDQISIDIPHDAFDDECRFWSDLTGWPIHGGSVPEFRVLQRPDGMALRILLQRLDDDDPATLARAHLDFAVGEHGDAIAAWHQTLGATFARQGRRWITLTDPAGLPYCLTERDPVTGTL; this is translated from the coding sequence ATGGGTGTGCATTGGCTGACCGCGTTCATCGACCACTCCGCAGCATCGGCTGGGGACGAGCTCCGATTCTGGCAGGTCGCCACGAACTCGGCCTTGTCGGCCCGTCGTGGCGATCGCGGCCAATTCGCCACCTTCGTGCCCAGCGACGGCGACGCCTTCCTTCGAGTGCAAGAGACCGACAGCGGCGATGTCGGTGTCCACCTCGACCTACACGTCGACTCGGTTGACAACGAGACGATCCGATCCCTCCGGCTCGGTTCGACGCTGATCGATCGGGTCGACGACGGCCTGGCCGTCATGCGGTCGCCGCGCGGTATGACCTTCTGCCTGGTCCAGCACCACGGTGAGGCGCAGCGCCCCTCGCCGGTCGAGGTTTCCCATCTGGGCGTCGTCTACCTGCTCGATCAGATCAGCATCGACATCCCACACGACGCGTTCGACGACGAGTGTCGATTCTGGTCGGATCTCACCGGATGGCCGATCCACGGAGGCTCGGTCCCGGAGTTCCGGGTGCTCCAACGGCCCGACGGCATGGCGCTGCGCATCCTCCTCCAGCGCCTCGACGACGACGATCCTGCCACCCTCGCCCGCGCCCATCTCGACTTCGCTGTCGGCGAACACGGCGACGCCATCGCTGCGTGGCACCAGACACTGGGCGCGACCTTCGCCCGACAGGGCAGACGCTGGATCACGCTCACCGACCCGGCCGGTCTCCCCTACTGCCTCACCGAACGCGACCCAGTCACCGGCACGCTCTGA